The Corynebacterium qintianiae genome has a window encoding:
- a CDS encoding GNAT family N-acetyltransferase produces the protein MSNIRPAKAEVAAEILSMIRELAEYEKEPDAVAAAEQDIHDHLFGEDPKVFAHVADEDGRLEGMVIWFVNFSTWEGRHGIWMEDLYVRDSARGKGVGTKLLKELASIAVENGYRRVEWSVLKWNAPSIGFYTSIGAHDMGDWQTMRLDGQALRLMGA, from the coding sequence ATGTCGAACATTCGCCCGGCGAAAGCCGAGGTCGCAGCCGAGATCCTCTCCATGATCCGAGAGCTCGCGGAGTACGAGAAAGAGCCCGACGCTGTCGCTGCGGCGGAGCAGGACATTCACGATCATCTCTTCGGTGAGGACCCCAAGGTCTTCGCTCATGTGGCGGATGAAGACGGCCGTCTCGAAGGTATGGTTATCTGGTTTGTCAACTTCTCTACGTGGGAGGGGCGCCACGGCATCTGGATGGAGGACCTCTACGTCCGCGATTCCGCCCGGGGCAAGGGCGTGGGCACGAAGCTGCTCAAGGAGCTCGCGAGTATCGCCGTGGAAAACGGCTACCGCCGCGTGGAGTGGTCTGTGCTCAAGTGGAACGCCCCGTCGATAGGCTTCTACACCTCGATTGGGGCGCACGACATGGGCGACTGGCAGACGATGCGTCTCGACGGCCAGGCGCTGCGTCTCATGGGCGCCTAG
- a CDS encoding glutathione S-transferase family protein, whose product MDKQKWKNAPQNASADGAFERDTTYIEDRIVADVDKPRASSGKLWPVEPGRYRLMAARACPWAHRTIIARRLLGLEDVISLGLAGPTHDADSWVFDVDPSEKDPVTGLRRLKEAYENRFPDYPEGITVPAIVEVGTNKVVTNWFRQIPVDFNDEWAQFQREGAPDLYPEHLRDEIDQITDRVYKHVNNGVYRCGFAATQQAYDEAYHELWEHMDWLEERLGQQRYLVGNHVTLADIYLYPTLVRFDPVYYGHFKASRTKIAEMPNLRGYLQELFQLPGFGDTTDFTEIKQHYYITHAEVNPTGVVPLGPDLNWLAENHDRGRFGGSPYASGVTEPRPVRDGEQVKNPEPFQR is encoded by the coding sequence ATGGACAAACAGAAGTGGAAGAACGCCCCCCAAAACGCCTCCGCCGACGGCGCCTTCGAGCGCGACACGACGTATATCGAGGACCGCATTGTCGCGGACGTCGACAAGCCCCGCGCATCCAGCGGGAAGCTCTGGCCCGTCGAGCCCGGCCGCTACCGCCTGATGGCCGCCCGCGCCTGCCCCTGGGCGCACCGCACGATCATCGCCCGCCGTCTCCTCGGACTCGAGGACGTGATCTCGCTCGGCCTGGCGGGCCCGACACACGACGCCGATTCGTGGGTGTTCGACGTCGACCCTAGCGAGAAGGACCCGGTCACCGGTCTGCGCCGTCTCAAGGAGGCCTACGAAAACCGCTTCCCCGACTACCCGGAGGGCATCACAGTGCCCGCGATCGTGGAGGTGGGCACCAACAAGGTTGTTACAAACTGGTTCCGCCAGATCCCGGTCGACTTCAACGACGAGTGGGCCCAATTCCAGCGCGAGGGCGCCCCGGACCTATACCCGGAGCACCTGCGCGACGAAATCGACCAGATCACCGACCGCGTTTACAAGCACGTAAACAACGGCGTTTACCGCTGCGGGTTCGCCGCCACACAACAAGCCTACGACGAGGCGTACCACGAGCTGTGGGAGCACATGGACTGGCTGGAGGAGCGCCTCGGCCAGCAGCGCTATCTAGTGGGAAACCACGTCACGCTCGCAGACATTTACCTCTACCCCACACTCGTGCGCTTCGACCCCGTTTACTACGGTCACTTCAAGGCATCGCGCACCAAGATCGCCGAGATGCCGAACCTGCGAGGCTACCTGCAGGAGCTGTTCCAGCTCCCCGGCTTCGGCGACACCACCGACTTCACCGAGATCAAGCAGCACTACTACATCACCCACGCCGAGGTGAACCCCACCGGCGTGGTCCCACTGGGACCGGACCTCAATTGGCTCGCGGAAAACCACGACCGAGGCCGCTTCGGCGGCTCTCCTTACGCTTCAGGCGTGACGGAACCGCGGCCAGTGCGCGACGGCGAGCAGGTCAAAAACCCCGAGCCGTTCCAGCGCTAG
- a CDS encoding DoxX family protein, with translation MTSKFPRNNPRDVTPDDFNNFEDVPTYGEAGSTSHIRAGEPSSIYERTGKAAPTEVFPSSAMQSTESLVTDESTVTVDRQPLEVMPAEPVYAEEPVVVEEPARRGTIDLGLLLLRLVLGGYLIFHAIQTFFRLGASDGITGLENDFSGYAYGEVLAIVVPTLELAAGVFIVLGLIGPVAAMVAVAVTAFMSAHAVASSGAGANMLMWDAAVWLPVLLFGISLAHQFTGPGFYAVDSGRSWARRPLASSWIFAVLGIAAAALLWWFGTGINPFA, from the coding sequence ATGACTAGCAAATTCCCCCGCAACAATCCCCGTGACGTCACCCCCGACGACTTCAACAATTTCGAGGATGTCCCCACGTACGGCGAGGCCGGCAGCACCTCGCACATCCGCGCGGGCGAGCCCTCTTCCATCTACGAACGCACTGGGAAGGCCGCTCCGACGGAGGTGTTCCCGAGCTCTGCTATGCAGTCGACTGAATCTCTCGTCACCGATGAATCGACCGTCACCGTCGACCGGCAACCGCTCGAGGTGATGCCCGCCGAACCCGTCTACGCCGAAGAACCGGTAGTAGTGGAGGAGCCCGCGCGCCGCGGCACGATCGACCTCGGTCTGCTCCTGCTGCGCCTCGTTCTGGGCGGCTACCTCATCTTCCATGCGATCCAGACGTTCTTCCGCCTCGGCGCCTCCGACGGCATCACCGGCCTAGAGAACGACTTCTCCGGTTATGCGTACGGCGAGGTCCTCGCCATCGTCGTGCCCACACTCGAACTCGCCGCCGGTGTATTCATCGTTCTGGGGTTGATTGGCCCTGTCGCGGCCATGGTAGCGGTGGCCGTTACCGCGTTCATGAGCGCCCACGCCGTCGCGTCGTCCGGAGCGGGTGCAAACATGCTTATGTGGGACGCCGCGGTGTGGCTTCCAGTGCTCCTCTTCGGTATCTCGCTGGCCCACCAGTTCACCGGGCCGGGCTTCTACGCCGTCGACTCAGGACGTAGCTGGGCTCGCCGACCCCTGGCTTCGTCGTGGATCTTTGCCGTCCTCGGCATCGCCGCGGCCGCCCTCTTGTGGTGGTTCGGCACCGGCATCAATCCCTTCGCGTAG
- a CDS encoding glycosyltransferase family 87 protein yields the protein MKTHLLTLVTALGLAVGCAATWSLMLATDFPVDVIIYREGARAFLEGRPVYSEPMHAADVALPFIYPPFGALVLSPLAMASGLSDDAAGNVMIGLSSALLFACLWFVLRALTNDKLGRRTLLAATSVVWAAGVCMEPMRLNAMFAQINVVIMALVVFDLVPRKRWLPQGTLIGIAAAIKITPVAMLLFFLLRKDFRAIVVAGVSGLAATVVAALLRWDATVEFFGVTLFSMGTSSEFGVDTTYQSNSSLKGMVMRFYPSAESLEAHSLGSNLIWFALVLATVGLGAWLMAALIRRRMLIDAALVNAVVMLLISPVSWSHHWVWLALILPVAAWRCATVLRWPPLLTGVVTLWTALVLTRPPKWWFGDSIAVHELALWQKFLVSDFVWLGIALMGAWALALRGVPAEPRLREGIDAGAEPPQEGGRGDAEDGKDPRRSQGSASPATS from the coding sequence GTGAAAACTCACCTACTCACCCTCGTCACGGCACTGGGTCTCGCGGTCGGCTGCGCGGCCACGTGGAGCCTGATGCTCGCGACCGACTTCCCTGTCGACGTGATCATTTACCGGGAGGGCGCCCGGGCGTTCCTCGAGGGCAGGCCCGTCTACTCCGAGCCGATGCACGCGGCCGATGTGGCGCTGCCCTTCATCTACCCGCCGTTCGGTGCGCTCGTTTTGTCGCCGCTGGCGATGGCCAGCGGTCTTTCCGACGATGCAGCCGGCAACGTGATGATCGGCCTGTCGTCCGCGTTGCTGTTCGCCTGTCTCTGGTTCGTCCTGCGCGCTCTCACCAACGACAAACTGGGCCGCCGCACTCTCCTCGCCGCCACGTCCGTCGTGTGGGCGGCTGGCGTGTGCATGGAGCCGATGCGGCTCAATGCCATGTTCGCCCAGATCAATGTGGTCATCATGGCCCTCGTGGTGTTCGATCTGGTACCGCGAAAGCGCTGGCTGCCCCAGGGAACGCTCATCGGCATCGCCGCCGCGATCAAGATCACCCCCGTGGCGATGCTGCTGTTCTTCTTGCTGCGCAAGGATTTCCGCGCGATCGTCGTTGCCGGCGTGTCCGGTTTGGCCGCGACAGTGGTCGCGGCGCTATTGAGGTGGGACGCGACGGTGGAATTCTTCGGGGTAACGCTCTTCAGCATGGGCACCAGCTCGGAATTCGGCGTAGACACCACCTACCAGTCGAACAGCTCGCTCAAGGGCATGGTCATGCGCTTTTACCCCAGCGCGGAATCTCTCGAGGCGCATTCCCTCGGTTCAAACCTGATTTGGTTCGCACTCGTGCTGGCCACGGTCGGCCTTGGGGCCTGGCTCATGGCTGCGCTGATCCGCCGCCGCATGCTTATCGACGCTGCCCTGGTCAACGCCGTGGTCATGCTACTTATCTCCCCCGTTTCGTGGTCGCACCACTGGGTGTGGCTGGCGCTGATCCTCCCAGTGGCCGCCTGGCGCTGCGCCACGGTGCTGCGGTGGCCGCCGTTGCTCACAGGGGTGGTCACTCTGTGGACCGCGCTCGTGCTGACGCGGCCGCCGAAGTGGTGGTTCGGCGACTCCATCGCCGTCCACGAGCTTGCGCTGTGGCAGAAGTTCCTCGTGTCGGACTTCGTATGGTTGGGAATCGCCCTAATGGGGGCCTGGGCACTCGCGCTGCGTGGCGTGCCCGCGGAGCCCCGGCTACGCGAAGGGATTGATGCCGGTGCCGAACCACCACAAGAGGGCGGCCGCGGCGATGCCGAGGACGGCAAAGATCCACGACGAAGCCAGGGGTCGGCGAGCCCAGCTACGTCCTGA
- the ilvD gene encoding dihydroxy-acid dehydratase, protein MIPLRSRVTTVGRQAAGARALWRATGTGEKEFGKPIVAIVNSYTQFVPGHVHLKNVGDIVAEAVRAAGGVPKEFNTIAVDDGIAMGHSGMLYSLPSREIISDSVEYMINAHTVDAMVCISNCDKITPGMLNAAMRLNIPAVFVSGGPMEAGKAFSVGGVTKPKSDLIDAISLSANDAVSDSELESIANAACPTCGSCSGMFTANSMNCLTEALGLSLPGNGTTLATHTARRALFEKAGEAIVKLCDRYYGEGDESVLPRSVATVDAFRNAMALDMAMGGSTNTILHILAAAQEGEVDFSLHDIDELSHSIPCLSKVAPNGEAHVEDVHRAGGIPAILGELNRAGLLNKNVHTVAYPSLDEWLADWDIRAESPLPEAIELYHAAPGGKRTTEAFSQSARWESLDTDSANGVIHDVEHSFTSDGGLVVLRGNIAPDGAILKTAGVEEGLWEFSGPARVLDSQEQAVSVILNREVQEGEVIVIRYEGPAGGPGMQEMLHPTSFLKGAGLGTKCALITDGRFSGGTSGLSIGHISPEAAHGGLIGLVENGDTISISVSNREIRLDVDEEVIAERRAKMEASERPWTPNRTREVTKALRAYAKMATSADKGAVRQVD, encoded by the coding sequence GTGATCCCCCTCCGCTCACGAGTCACAACCGTCGGTCGCCAGGCCGCCGGCGCACGCGCCCTGTGGCGCGCGACCGGCACCGGCGAGAAGGAATTCGGCAAGCCGATCGTGGCCATCGTTAACTCCTACACCCAGTTCGTCCCCGGCCACGTTCACCTGAAAAACGTCGGTGACATCGTCGCCGAGGCCGTCCGCGCTGCCGGTGGCGTGCCTAAGGAGTTCAACACCATCGCGGTCGACGACGGCATCGCGATGGGCCACTCCGGCATGCTGTACTCCCTGCCCTCGCGCGAGATCATCTCCGACTCCGTCGAGTACATGATCAACGCCCACACCGTCGACGCGATGGTGTGCATCTCCAACTGCGACAAGATCACCCCCGGCATGCTCAACGCCGCGATGCGCTTAAACATCCCGGCCGTGTTCGTCTCCGGCGGGCCGATGGAGGCCGGCAAGGCGTTCTCGGTCGGCGGCGTGACCAAGCCGAAGTCCGACCTGATTGACGCGATCTCCCTGTCCGCCAACGACGCCGTCTCCGACTCCGAGCTCGAGTCGATCGCCAACGCGGCCTGCCCGACCTGTGGTTCGTGCTCCGGCATGTTCACCGCGAACTCGATGAACTGCCTCACCGAGGCCCTCGGTTTGTCTCTGCCGGGCAATGGCACCACGCTGGCCACCCACACGGCGCGCCGCGCCCTGTTTGAGAAGGCCGGCGAGGCCATTGTGAAGCTGTGCGACCGCTACTACGGCGAGGGCGACGAGTCGGTACTGCCGCGCTCGGTTGCCACCGTCGACGCGTTCCGCAACGCGATGGCGCTGGACATGGCTATGGGCGGCTCGACAAACACCATCTTGCACATCCTCGCCGCCGCCCAGGAGGGCGAGGTGGACTTCAGCCTCCACGACATCGACGAGCTCTCCCACTCAATCCCCTGCTTGTCCAAGGTCGCCCCGAACGGCGAGGCGCACGTCGAGGACGTTCACCGCGCCGGCGGCATCCCCGCGATCCTCGGCGAGCTCAACCGGGCCGGGCTGCTGAACAAGAACGTTCACACCGTGGCCTACCCCTCGCTGGACGAGTGGCTGGCGGACTGGGACATCCGCGCCGAGTCCCCCCTGCCCGAGGCCATCGAGCTCTACCACGCCGCGCCCGGCGGCAAGCGCACCACCGAGGCGTTTTCGCAGTCTGCGCGCTGGGAGTCGCTGGACACGGACTCCGCCAATGGCGTGATCCACGACGTCGAGCACAGCTTCACCTCCGACGGCGGCCTCGTCGTCCTGCGCGGCAACATCGCCCCCGACGGCGCGATCCTAAAGACCGCGGGCGTCGAGGAGGGCCTGTGGGAGTTTAGTGGCCCCGCCCGCGTTCTCGATTCCCAGGAGCAGGCGGTCTCCGTCATCCTCAACCGCGAGGTCCAGGAGGGCGAGGTCATCGTCATCCGTTACGAGGGCCCCGCGGGTGGTCCGGGCATGCAGGAGATGCTGCACCCGACGTCCTTCCTCAAGGGCGCGGGTCTGGGCACGAAGTGCGCCCTGATCACGGACGGTCGATTCTCCGGCGGCACCTCGGGGCTGTCCATCGGGCACATCTCCCCGGAGGCCGCGCACGGTGGCTTGATCGGCCTTGTGGAAAACGGCGACACCATCAGCATCTCGGTGTCCAACCGCGAGATCCGTCTGGACGTCGATGAGGAGGTCATCGCCGAGCGCCGCGCGAAGATGGAGGCGTCCGAGCGCCCGTGGACGCCGAACCGCACCCGCGAGGTGACCAAGGCGCTGCGCGCCTACGCCAAGATGGCAACCTCCGCCGACAAGGGCGCTGTCCGACAGGTGGACTAG
- a CDS encoding PH domain-containing protein produces MTDAPQVFRPSREHVLAIVLMTGIALIGIAWAPLLLSWLLIIPAAYLVWVFGSSTRVDTRGVTITYPLRPNVSIAWDNLSGIAFKGAKALATTSAGKEHPMPGVTFNTIPELSEASGGRITDVITSSAEAADGKYEIIDREGRRVLLSREEYDEYLRDHPDTPGPRPETAQPTDSKE; encoded by the coding sequence ATGACTGATGCACCCCAGGTTTTCCGCCCCTCACGCGAACACGTCCTCGCCATCGTGTTGATGACGGGCATCGCGCTCATCGGTATCGCCTGGGCTCCGCTGCTGCTGAGCTGGCTGTTGATCATCCCCGCGGCGTACCTGGTCTGGGTTTTCGGGTCTTCTACGCGGGTTGACACCCGCGGTGTCACCATCACGTACCCCCTCCGACCGAACGTGTCCATCGCCTGGGACAACCTCTCCGGCATCGCTTTCAAGGGTGCGAAAGCGCTGGCCACGACCTCCGCGGGCAAGGAGCACCCAATGCCGGGTGTAACGTTTAACACTATTCCGGAACTTTCCGAGGCCTCAGGCGGGCGCATCACGGACGTAATTACCTCATCCGCCGAGGCCGCCGACGGAAAGTACGAAATCATCGACAGGGAAGGCCGCAGGGTACTGCTCAGCCGCGAAGAGTACGACGAGTACCTACGGGACCACCCTGACACACCGGGCCCCCGGCCCGAGACCGCCCAGCCCACCGACAGCAAGGAGTAA
- a CDS encoding mechanosensitive ion channel family protein, with the protein MSITHIAAEAWNWFSGSWFADTGVNIALLILLALLVPRAGRFANRVAERRADQLSDADEAKSHLAISGVAIYIVQAIAFFLILVFFLQQLGFSLAGAAIPATVVSAAIGFGAQSIIADFVAGFFILSEKQYGVGDFVTFEGNGVKVSGDVIQITMRATQIRTLEQATVSIPNSTARICINQSNYWSSAVVVIPVPLLGSDSADAAVARSESAARRALSRTDIRPKVLDDLAVHPAVAVNPPVTVGMPWTVDMRFIVRVEPLSQWMVERAIRMSILNEFWDEYGSATTIEGTRLDHVVEHTGQFDKFPPTEYMPPVRPASNDTDDLSPVESENDPATDALADEEKPAPRMAFGGAMRLSTLVLLSAFAILLVIRAITFEPAEAGAGTDSAPAATSTTPSTAAAETELPPTPQPTTALEPTVAQTTEPPAVPGDDVTDTASTDAPTTAADGTAAGAPGGASISDTPPSQTDTPVG; encoded by the coding sequence ATGTCGATCACTCACATCGCCGCCGAAGCGTGGAACTGGTTTTCCGGAAGCTGGTTCGCCGACACCGGTGTCAACATCGCGTTGCTCATCCTCCTCGCCCTGCTGGTTCCCCGAGCCGGGCGGTTTGCCAACCGGGTCGCCGAGCGCCGCGCGGATCAACTGTCGGATGCGGACGAGGCGAAGAGCCATCTCGCCATCTCGGGCGTGGCCATTTACATCGTCCAGGCGATCGCATTCTTCCTCATCCTGGTGTTCTTTCTCCAGCAGCTCGGCTTCTCATTGGCCGGTGCCGCGATCCCCGCCACCGTCGTTTCCGCGGCCATCGGTTTCGGTGCGCAAAGCATCATCGCGGATTTCGTTGCCGGTTTCTTCATCCTCTCGGAGAAGCAGTACGGAGTGGGTGACTTCGTCACATTCGAGGGCAACGGCGTCAAGGTCTCCGGCGACGTCATCCAGATCACCATGCGCGCGACCCAGATCCGCACGCTCGAGCAGGCAACGGTAAGCATCCCGAACTCCACGGCGCGGATCTGCATCAACCAGTCCAACTACTGGTCGTCCGCGGTGGTCGTCATCCCGGTTCCGTTACTTGGTTCCGACAGTGCCGACGCCGCCGTCGCCCGCTCCGAGTCCGCCGCCCGTCGCGCGCTATCCCGGACGGACATCCGCCCGAAGGTTTTGGACGACCTCGCCGTCCACCCGGCCGTGGCCGTCAACCCACCGGTGACGGTGGGGATGCCGTGGACGGTGGACATGCGCTTCATCGTCCGCGTCGAGCCCCTCTCGCAGTGGATGGTGGAGCGCGCCATCCGCATGTCCATCCTCAACGAGTTCTGGGACGAGTACGGCTCCGCCACCACCATCGAGGGCACCCGCCTGGACCACGTGGTCGAACACACCGGCCAGTTCGACAAGTTTCCCCCGACCGAATACATGCCGCCTGTCCGGCCCGCCAGCAACGACACCGACGACCTCTCCCCCGTCGAGTCCGAGAACGATCCCGCCACCGACGCGCTCGCCGACGAGGAGAAACCCGCGCCGCGCATGGCGTTCGGCGGAGCCATGCGCTTGTCGACGCTCGTCCTGCTCAGCGCATTCGCCATCCTGCTTGTCATTCGGGCCATCACGTTTGAGCCTGCCGAGGCCGGCGCGGGCACCGATTCCGCTCCCGCCGCGACGAGCACCACCCCGTCAACCGCCGCTGCTGAGACGGAGCTCCCGCCGACTCCTCAACCCACCACCGCCCTGGAGCCCACGGTGGCTCAGACGACCGAGCCTCCGGCGGTGCCTGGCGACGACGTGACCGACACGGCATCTACCGATGCGCCCACAACCGCGGCGGATGGGACGGCTGCCGGGGCGCCGGGCGGGGCGTCGATTAGCGATACTCCCCCTTCCCAAACTGATACTCCCGTTGGCTAG
- a CDS encoding acetolactate synthase large subunit — translation MAASKKPSHKAPKHEEVAPERMTGADAVVRSLEALGIDIVFGLPGGAVLPLYESLYAARELRHVLVRHEQGAGHAATGYAQVSGKVGVCIATSGPGATNLVTPLADAYLDSVPILAITGQVGSPLIGTDAFQEADIRGITMPITKHNVMVRSVEEIPAAIAEAHHIASTGRPGPVLVDIPKDIQNTEFEFTWPPVLDLPGYKPNTKPHSRQVVQAARMIEKAKRPVLYIGGGVIKAEAHEELLAFANETGVPVVTTLMALGAFPQSHPLYMGMPGMHGSVPAVGALQESDLLIAIGTRFDDRVTGDTDTFAPDAKTIHADIDPAEVGKIREVDVPIVGDAKRVLSQLLDAFKDGKAHAPNIDAWIERLGDLKERFPRGYDPQSDGSLSPQYVIETLSAEVGPDAVYVAGVGQHQMWSAQFLDFEKPRTWLNSGGLGTMGYAIPAALGAKAGAPDKEVWAIDGDGCFQMTNQEITTAAKEGFPFKVALINNGNLGMVRQWQTLFYDGHYSHTKLGGDVYVPDFVKLSEALGAESIRVTTEEEVIPAIQRAREINDRPVVVEFIVGEDAQVWPMISAGASNSDIQYALNIRPFFDLEEHAGEAPEDIDDVVEIVTEKGN, via the coding sequence GTGGCAGCTTCCAAAAAGCCCTCACACAAGGCCCCGAAACACGAAGAGGTCGCGCCCGAGCGCATGACCGGAGCGGACGCAGTCGTCCGCAGCCTCGAAGCGTTGGGTATCGACATTGTCTTCGGCCTGCCGGGCGGGGCGGTCCTTCCCCTGTACGAGTCCCTTTACGCCGCGCGGGAGCTGCGCCACGTGCTGGTACGCCACGAGCAGGGCGCAGGTCACGCGGCGACGGGTTACGCCCAGGTATCCGGGAAGGTCGGCGTGTGCATCGCCACCTCGGGCCCGGGCGCGACCAACCTGGTCACCCCGCTGGCTGACGCGTACCTCGACTCTGTGCCTATCCTCGCCATCACCGGCCAGGTCGGCTCGCCCTTGATCGGCACTGACGCCTTCCAGGAGGCGGATATCAGGGGTATCACCATGCCGATCACCAAACACAACGTCATGGTGCGCAGCGTGGAGGAGATTCCGGCGGCCATTGCCGAAGCGCATCACATTGCCTCAACGGGCCGCCCGGGACCGGTACTGGTGGATATTCCGAAGGACATCCAGAACACCGAGTTCGAGTTCACCTGGCCTCCTGTGCTGGATTTGCCGGGTTACAAGCCGAACACGAAGCCGCACTCACGCCAGGTCGTCCAGGCCGCTCGCATGATCGAGAAGGCGAAGCGCCCGGTGCTCTACATCGGTGGAGGTGTGATCAAGGCTGAAGCGCATGAGGAGCTCCTGGCATTCGCGAACGAAACGGGTGTGCCCGTTGTGACTACCCTCATGGCGCTGGGTGCATTCCCGCAGTCGCACCCGCTGTACATGGGCATGCCAGGTATGCACGGCTCTGTTCCCGCTGTCGGAGCCTTGCAGGAATCTGACCTGCTCATCGCGATCGGCACGCGTTTCGACGACCGCGTCACCGGCGACACCGACACTTTCGCGCCGGATGCGAAGACGATCCACGCTGACATCGACCCGGCCGAGGTGGGCAAGATCCGCGAAGTGGACGTGCCCATCGTCGGAGACGCGAAGCGTGTGCTGTCCCAGCTGCTGGACGCGTTCAAAGACGGCAAGGCGCATGCCCCGAATATCGACGCCTGGATCGAGCGGTTGGGCGACCTGAAAGAGCGCTTCCCCCGCGGCTACGACCCGCAGTCGGACGGGTCGCTTTCTCCCCAGTACGTCATCGAGACCCTTTCCGCCGAGGTCGGCCCGGACGCCGTCTACGTGGCAGGTGTGGGCCAGCACCAGATGTGGTCGGCCCAGTTCCTCGACTTCGAAAAGCCCCGCACGTGGCTGAACTCCGGTGGCCTGGGGACCATGGGCTACGCCATTCCCGCCGCCCTCGGCGCGAAGGCCGGAGCTCCGGACAAGGAGGTCTGGGCGATCGACGGCGACGGCTGCTTCCAGATGACCAACCAGGAGATCACCACCGCCGCCAAGGAAGGGTTCCCCTTCAAGGTCGCCCTGATCAACAACGGCAACCTCGGCATGGTGCGTCAGTGGCAGACCCTGTTCTACGACGGCCACTACTCCCATACGAAGCTCGGCGGCGACGTGTACGTCCCCGACTTCGTCAAACTGTCCGAGGCGCTTGGCGCGGAGTCGATCCGCGTGACCACGGAGGAGGAGGTCATCCCCGCCATCCAGCGCGCGCGGGAGATCAATGACCGCCCGGTGGTAGTCGAATTCATCGTGGGTGAGGACGCGCAGGTATGGCCGATGATTTCGGCTGGCGCCTCCAACTCCGACATCCAGTACGCGCTGAACATCCGCCCGTTCTTCGACCTGGAGGAGCACGCGGGCGAAGCGCCGGAGGACATCGACGATGTCGTCGAGATCGTGACCGAGAAGGGAAACTGA
- the ilvN gene encoding acetolactate synthase small subunit, whose translation MNRDETTRNILSVLVLDLDGIITRVTALFTRRGYNLVSLVSANTETEGVNRLTIVVDASGYHIEQITKQLHKLIQVLKVARLDDDNTIARSLLLVKVNADNSNRPQVVDAANIFRARVVDVAPDSVVIEATGTPSKLRAFLDVMETFGIRELVSSGQVALSRGPKSMGSGK comes from the coding sequence ATGAACCGAGATGAGACAACCCGCAACATCCTGTCCGTCCTCGTCCTTGACCTCGACGGCATCATCACACGCGTCACCGCGCTGTTCACCCGCCGCGGCTACAACCTGGTTTCGCTCGTCTCAGCGAACACGGAGACGGAGGGAGTCAACAGGCTCACCATCGTCGTCGACGCGAGCGGGTACCACATCGAGCAAATCACCAAGCAGCTTCATAAGCTCATCCAGGTGCTCAAAGTCGCCAGGCTTGACGACGACAACACCATCGCGCGTTCCCTCCTCCTGGTGAAGGTCAACGCCGACAACTCCAACCGTCCCCAGGTGGTGGACGCGGCGAACATCTTCCGCGCTCGCGTCGTCGATGTCGCCCCGGATTCCGTCGTTATAGAGGCAACCGGAACCCCGTCGAAGCTCAGGGCGTTTCTCGACGTCATGGAGACGTTCGGTATTCGCGAGCTCGTCAGCTCAGGCCAGGTCGCGCTCAGCCGCGGACCGAAATCGATGGGCTCGGGCAAATAG